A window of Eulemur rufifrons isolate Redbay chromosome 18, OSU_ERuf_1, whole genome shotgun sequence genomic DNA:
AATCTATATAGGTTCATACCAGTTTCAGCTCTTGAAATATCTTCTAAGGATTCAGAAAACATTattcacaaaaatattcattgcatCTTAATAATGTGGTACTCATGTAAACAATTTAAATCTCCAACAATAAGGAAAAATGATGgcacatttaaaatgatatatttaagatataatcACATGGAAAATTTCAATGTTAGGTTCAAAAGAACAGGTAGATTGtgaatataaacatacacacaaaaaaggaaaatacaaacagTGATTGAGTTTTGATAGTAAAACTCGGTGATGTTTCCCCCTTTTTTCCACTGTGCTTTATTTTCCGGGTCttctataataattatatattattgctATAAGCACCTAATTCCATGTATTAATCCCTTTCTACttaaaatattcatgatatataCATTTGGGTTCCAGGTTGCTGGGGTTTTTGTCTCCTCACACATAatcaccagcatttattgagtacttatagTATTTCAGGCATTGTTTTGCTGTATGAACTTAGGcaaatttcttaaactttctgatcctcattttcctcatttgtaaataaggattattttgttcatctataaaatgaggattaaataagttaatacatggATATATCCAGGAATAGTGTCTGGCAGTGTCATCAGCATTTAATAAGCGTAGACATATTCATTATGTCCATAGATTACTTAGTCATATTATGCGTTTGGTTCTTTTCATTCAAGAATCCAAAACGCATTTTTGGTCCTCTTAATATTctcctttgttaattttaaacCAAGAGAATATCTTACAtggtccttttccttttccttctttaatagTATGATCAAGAAATGGAGTCATTCCTTGAGAGGACATATTTTTAACAGATCGATTTTCTTCAACAAGAGCAGACAACGCATTTCCTGCAAGCTTCCTTCCATATTGCACTGCAAGGATCTTGTGAAGGACTGGGAGCGTCAGCAGCCTTGGGAACAGGACCAATTCCCAGATATTTAATTTAGTTCTGTTCTCATCTAAATTGAAATTTTGACACAGCATTTTTCTCACACTAACTGGTTAGAGTAATTCTTTccaatttatctttatttattgtGAAGTCAAGCCAAACCCCAGAGATCTTGGGGCTGTTTTGGCAGTCATTGGTGACATTATTCAATCACTCACACACGTTAATTTGAGATTATAGTCCCTGTGACTCTACCCATGGAGCATTCCCACTCATAATTTAAATAGATTCTTCTGGAGaagctgaagaaaaataaaatggccatTAGTATGCATGAATCAGATATTTTTCAACTGGAAAGCAATGCAGAATTAAAAGTTCTTTCAGGAAGGGGAGAGATTTTATTGCTCCCATATGCTATGTGTGCTGTTATATGgcattttagaattttgttttcgtttttgtcttttgtcccacctgaattttatatttttttactattttttttttagattcagctgactttatttatctttaaactaATAAAAATCCTTAAAAGTGATCCTGGGACTTTAGAAGTTCTATGAATGCATAGATACCTGCCAATGACTGAAATTCTAAACCTTGACtgaatgtgtttaaaaaaatgatgtaagCAGATATCTTAACTATTCGTGCTTGGCAGAAGACTGAACGAAATTCTACATGTCTTTTTCAATTTCcctaaattttgttaaatttgcaAGTATGTACAATCCAGCtaattgaaattaatatttagtgTTCATCAGAGCTGTTTCACAGCAGCAAAAATTGAATCAGGGAAATAAAAGTTCTAAATGATGtaggaaaaagataaatacaatcAAAACAGCAGTCTAAATGTATGATATCAATATTTGACTCTATCTGCACTGTGCTGAAAGGAAGAGGATACACCAAGAAAATTTATATTGATCACTCTGGTAATGTGAATACCACCTGCATCTGATTGAATATGGGTTGTATTCTGTTCCCAGTATTAAGGATGGTATTTAACTCAGAACTCCATATTGTAAATATACAGCAGCCATTTGTCCCAATTAAGGAATGTCTTAATAcacaatattatcattttctagGGGATCTTTATGCATTAAATTAAAGcacatgattgattaaatcaaaGGTTagtaatagataaaaaaaaaactcataattCTCAAGGCTTGGAACTAGGTAACCCAACAGAAGCGGAATTGCAGGATATGATCAACGAAGTGGACACTGATGGTAATGGCACCATTGGCTTCCCAGAATTTTTTACTATGATggctagaaaaatgaaagatacagATAGCGAAGAAGAAATCCATGAGGCATTCCGAGTCTTTGACAAGGATGGCAATGGTTACATCAGCACAGCAGAACTACATCACGTTATGACAAACTTTGGAGAAAAACTAACAGCTGAAGAAGTAGATGAAATGATCAGAGAAGCAGATACTGATGGAGACGGACAAGTCAACTATGAAGAATTCGTACAGATTATGGCTGCAAAATGAAGACCTACTTTCAACTCCTTTTTCCCCCTTCTAGAAGAATCAAATTGAATCTTTTACTTAcctcttgcaaaaaaaaaaaagaaagaaaaaagttcatttattcattctgtttctATATAGCAAAACTAAATGTCAAAAGTACCTTctgtccacacacacaaaatctgcaGGTATTGGTTGGTGGTCCTGTCCCCTAAAGATCAAGCTACACATCATTTACAGTATAAATATTTGTACTACCTTAATAAGGACTGCTTAAAGTTCCATTTGCTAACAATTAATACACTGTTTGGGCTGGCCAGTTTTTCATGCATGCAGCTTGACAATTGAGCACAGTCAGacatttgtattaaaaatgaaaaatgaaaaaaacaaattcaaaacctATTCAAATGGGTTCTAGCTCAATTTGTTTAGTATAAATTGTCATAGCTGGTTTACTGAAAACAGACACATTGAAAATTGGTTTACCTCAGGATGATGAGCAGAAAAATCAGGGAAGGATAAACTGTTGAGAGGTAGCCGCACTGGTAGGATGGTCTTCTTGTACTTCTGTGTGCTCCGACCCATGATGACAGTGACACACGCTGGTGGCATGCCCGAGTATGTTGGTTTAGCGTTGTCTGCATGGTCCTGGAGTGAAATGGTGTTAGGCTGTCACTGTTCACacaaatttttaataagaaaccTTTACCAAGGGAGCATCTTTGGACTCTGGTTTTAAACCTTCTGAACCAGGACTTGGAGTCGGCAGAGTAGGCTGGGGCTGTGGACTTCAGCACAACCATCAACACTGCTGTTCAAGAAATTACAATTTATGTCCATTCCAAGTTGTAaatgctagttttatttttttttcaataaagaccattaacttaaaaaaaaattaatttttcctcttctaaGGCATCTTGGctttgggttgtttgttttttgttttggttttttttatcactttgaattttctaaaaatagcGCTAAATAAATTTGTAAGTCCCTTAGGTTCAGAGGTAGATTCTATGTAGCTTGCTGATTTATACATACAGTGTTTGGTTTTACTGGTAAGCTGTGACTTCGTCTCATTATGGCCTCGCTGATGTGGTTCATACTACCTTGTGATTGTTTAGGTCCATAGTTTTCATTCCTCATCCTGAGTTTGTTTTAggaaaacaagaaacagaaaattgttAATtatctttatggaaaaaaaattactcttagTCCAATTTTTAGTGATGGTCATTAAGTCAAATCAGCTCAGAAAGGCTGCTTATCCAatctataaatgtgtgtgtagAGGTACCAATAAATCAACAATTAACAGTAAGTAGCATTAatgctataaaacaaaaataattagttttaaaacCACATAACCTGGTATTTGGCAAAATAATAACACAATAAGAAGGCTTTGAAGTAGCTGGAGAATTGTGAAATTTCTTAACAGGATTTAACTTCTAAggactttaaataataaaagcataaatatactggttcttttgatgttttttcttttttaaacttattttttaaaatagttacctCATATCTGAAGACAAATAATCTTGTAAAAATGTCCATTTCTGACAGCCTTAAAGATTAAGGGAACTGATCTGCTCCTCGGCCAGTGCCAGGTACATCTCAGGTCagactgaaataatttaaaaataaacttaccaAAGCAAATACATTGCTTCAAATTTTTTTAGTGTGTAATTAGCCTCTCAAGGcacccaaaagaagaaatattaaaaaaaatttgatttgaTAAAATAAGTACCCTGACCAATAAAATTAGAAGATTGAGGGAcaatggcagactagaagcagcctgtgcACGCACTGCTgtcaaggaaaaaagtgaaaattgcCAGCAGCTGCCTACGTATGGATTGCTCTTCTCGGAAGGAACtttgtgaaatcacagagaagcaatgTGGGACATACAGTAGGGGGAATAAATAAGTCAAGGGGAGATATATTTGACAAGATCAAATACTCACCATGAAAAATAGGAGGATAGAGTGCTGGAGTGCCGCACTCATCCGGCTGGCACTGTGCCTGAGTTGAGAGGGGGCTCCCTCCACCACCACAGACCTCTACCCGGACAGGCCAGggacctgcctggagtctgtgtGGAGTCATTGCACCAGACAATAGGCATGGTGGGGACTGGACAacagctaaagccatcctgagctctTGGACACATGGTGCCAGATTGGCATGGGACTCAGGTTTGCGGTGGCTGCCTTcacatcacccccagatgggaccccTAAATGGGaccctagaacaaatggacctaacagatacttacagaacattctaccaagaaaactaatgaatatacattcttctcagcagcacatgggacgttctccaagattgatcatattttaggccacaaaacatgtctcaaccaATATAAAAAacttgaaatcataccatgtatcttctcagaccacagtgaaataaaactagaaatcaattcccaTAGTAACTCTCAATTATATACAAAGTTGTCgcaattaaacaacctgctattgaacaattattgggtcaaaaatgaaagtaacatggaaatcaaaagattccttgaattgaatgacaaaggggacacaagctatcaaaacctatgggactAAGAAAAAGCATACCTAAGGGGAATCCTTAAAGATGTGGGCATATCTTTAAATGCCCACATCTGAAaatcagaaagatcacaaattaacaacttaatatcagatctcaaggaactagaaaaggaagagcaaaccagacccaaagccagcagaagaaaacaaataccaaaagtcagagcagaactaaatgaaacggaaaacaaaaaaataacacaaaaggtcagtgaaacaaaaagtaggttttttgaaaaaataaacaaaattgatagacctcttgatagattaaccaggaatagaagagaaaggacccaaataagctctatcagaaatgaaaaatgaggtattacaactgatagcacagaaatacaaatatcatACATGACTaacatgaaaatctctatgcacataaactagaaaacaaagaggaaatggacaaattcctgaaaacacacaacctcccaagattcagtcaggaagaaataaaactcctgaacagaccaataacaagcaatgagattgaagcagtaataacaagtcttccaacaacaacaacaacaacaacaacaacaacaacaacaagaagccccagaccagatggattcacagccaaattctaccagacctacaaaaaagatCTGGTACCCACATTGCAGAAATTACTCCATcacactgagaaggagggaatcctccccaactcagtCTATGAAACTAgtatcaccttgacaccaaagccaggaaaggacacaaaaaacaaagaaaactacagatcaacatcccttatgaatatacatgcaaaatattcaataaaatactaaaaaaacaaattcaacaacacatcaaaaaaataatccaccttgaccaagtgagcttcatcccagggatgcaaggagggttcaacatatataaatcaataaatgttagaagcaaaaacaaagaccatatgatcatctcaatagatgcagaaaatgcattcaacaaaatccagcaccctttcttgataaaaaccATCAagaaactaggcacagaaggaatatatctcaaaattataaaagccatgtatgataaactcacagccaacatagtactgaatggggaaaaattgaaagcatttccaatAAGAattagaacaagacaaggatgcccactgtcaccatttcttttcaacatggtactggcagtcctagccagagcaatcagacaagagaaagaaataaatggtattaAAATTGCTGAAGAGAAGGTCAAAGTATcgctttttgctgacaatatgatcttgtatctagaaatcCCCAAAGACGCCACCAAGAGACTTCtgaaattgacaaataaattaagtaaagtctaaggatataaaatcaatatacataaatcagtagcatttatgtatacaccaataacagtcaagctgagagtcaaatcaaagattcaatatcATTCAccatagctacaaagaaaacaaaatacctagaaatatacttaatgaaggaggtgaaagatctctacaggagaactacaaaacactgagcaaagaaatttcagatgacacaaatggagaaacacatcatgctcatggattggtagaatcaacaccaaagtgatttataaattcaacaaaatccccatcaaaataacaATGTCATATTTCCAAGatctagaaaaattatttctacactttgtttggaaccagtaAAGAgcatgaatagccaaagcaatcctaaccaagaagaacaaagctggaggcatcacattatcagacttaaaactatgctacaaggctatagtaaccaaaacagcatggtattggtacaaaaatagagatatagaacaatgaaacagaatagagaacccagatatgaaaccatcaaCCTacacagccaactgatctttgacaaagcagacaacaatgcacactgggaaaagaagccctattcaataaatggtggtgggaaaattggacagccacatacAGAATGAATCAAGACCCCTATCTTtttccactcacaaaaattaattcaaaattggtaaaagatttaaatgtaaggcctgaaaccataagaattctagaagaaaatgtagtaaaaacCCTTCTAGATATcagtgtaggcaaagaatttatgactaagaccctaatGGCgattacagcagcaacaaaaataaatgagacttgattaaattaaaatgtttctgcacagctgaggaaataatcaacagagcaaatagacaacctacagaatgagagaaaatatttgtgatctaGACATCCAACAaagagctaatatccagaatttacaaagaactcaatcagcaagagaaaaactaTCAACctcattaaaatgtgggcaaaagtcatgaacagaagtttttccaaagaacatagacaaatggccaaaaaaaatatgaaaaaatgctcaacatcactaatcatcaggcaaatgcaaattaaaaccacagagatatcatcttactcctgtgggaatagcttttattaaaagatccaaaaacaatagatgctgtaATGGATActgagagaaaggaacgcttatacactgttggtgggactgcaaattagtacaactcctgtggaaaacagtatggagatttctcaaagaactaaaggcagacctaccattcaattcagcaatcccactactggatatctatccaaaggtaaaaaagtcattttatcaaaaatatacccacactcgaatgtttattgcagaacaattcacaattgcaaagatgtggaaccaatctaagtgcccataaattcatgagcagattaacaaaatgtggtatatgtataccatgaaatactactcagccataaaaaaggatgaattaataacTTTTGCAGCTATTTGGCAGgacctggagaccattatcctaagtgaaatatctcaagaatggaaaaataaacaccacatgtactctctaataaattgtaACTAACCAATGGGCATCTGAACTGGACCATCACATACCTAGCACAAACAAAATTTATAAGCTATCTGGCCTATTCTTTTGCAAtacacaaaatgtttaaaatccaataaaagtactaaattattaaaaagcaGAGATATTTTAATTGTATGAAAATGGATCAATTATGGTGAGTTCAAAATACTCAGCAACAGTGTTTCATGGAAAAGACCTCTCTGCATTTTACCCATTTTCTATTaacatctttcttctttcttgaggCAAAGGTTACAGCATcagaagaaattatataaataaaataatttggaattaCAGTTAATTTTACATTGCCTGACTTGGAGAAAATACAAAGTTCTCATTCTAGGTTCATATAAACAGAACAATTGCAAGTTATAAATTATACTCagattacttcatttttattcactCACAAAGGACCTTAATTACAactacttttgaaaaatataaaatgcttaggaaaaatatcatataattgaAATGTCAGACAAAAACAGGTTTTAAATTGTTCTTAAGAAAAtactgtgagaaagaaaaaaatagaattcaaataCTTTTATAACTGAGTACACATTGCCGTCTCAAAATTGAAATAAGTAATGAATGTGCAAATCAAATTTGTAataaatgagctgaaataaaactgCATTACAGATATGCTACATTTTTTGTATAGGCAGGTTTTAGGATATTACCAAAATACTAAACGATTTTGTGTCAAATAACTACTATTGCTTCCTGCAAAATCCATCCTAAGAGTAAATACTCTATAAATACAAaagactacaaagaaaataaatattttatctacagagctttcttgctctctctccccacctcttacacatttcttttttctgaaaaagttcTTAATTCCTTTATGCATGGTGTCaccaataatatttttttttcacttttggggTCTTTATTCATAAGGTAATATACAAATAATCTTTGAAATATGAGCATTTCAAAAATAGAAGACTTTATACCCATGTTCAatcctaaacatagaaaagaactTTCCATGATGGGTGTAGGGCACCAGGCCTATCGCTGTTTACTACTCCATAAGGTGTCACACCCTGGGTGAATGAATAGGTGCTGTGTTCTAGATCAGGACTTAAGGTTTTGCTTCTCTGTGGCACTCTGAAAATATTACACATTGAAACCTATTCTGAAAATTATATACAGTTGATACTTAAACAACAAGGGTTTGAATAACATGGATCTGcttacatgtggattttttttctgcctctgccactcctaAGACAGTAAGACCaactccttctcttcctcctcctccttagcctACTCAATGTGAGGATGACAGTGAAGagctttatgatgatccacttcaagttaatgaatagtaaatatattttctcttccttatgattttcttaataacattttatccTCTCTGGcttattttaagaatacagtatgtaatacatatGACATACAAAATGTGTGTTAGTCAACCATTTATGCTATTGGTCAGTCTTCCAGTCAACAAccatttatgttatcagtaagactAATGGTGGTTAAATTTCAGAAGAGTCAAAAGTTATGTAAGAATTTTCAACTGTGCATGGGGCTGGAGCCCCtaacccgtgttgttcaagggtcaactgtaattcaGTCACTCCTTAAAGCAaataatgagagagagaaagagaatgagagagagagagagagagagtgagagcgcTCGAGAAATCTGTCCAGTGCCCTGGCTCGCCTGACTTGCCAGGAGAAGACCTCACCCTGAAATGTGTCCCATCCctattttctacataaaaatgtAGGGTTCTAGGAGCCAATCATGAAAAGTATCAGATTTCTTCAGGTAAACATAGCTTACTATCATTCACTATGAAATTTGTACCTGAAGATAAAGATATTCTCAGATTCTAAAGGGATTTAACTGGAGGCGAGAATAACAAGAAAGAAATGAGTGACGAAGTAGCTCAGCTGAGCCAGAGCTAGGGTGTCCCAGGGGTGGGAATCGAATAGTCTGGTATGTGGAATTACACAACATCTGCTTCCCCTGTATTTCTCTCTAGGTAGAAGAACTCCTAAACTGCCATAGAGCGTTTAGAGGTCCTTCATCAGTGGCCTTCCCGCCTCTCTTTAAAGAACTGTAAAGAATCTGAGATTTCACTCT
This region includes:
- the LOC138398938 gene encoding calmodulin-like — its product is MSRPGGIQLLLQREITRPRERAAPGAGAAAAQTPCWPGQADRLVLFQTQEDFETQLDSGVPFLKAMRQRTEKIGSETFMKGAFCQRNPTEAELQDMINEVDTDGNGTIGFPEFFTMMARKMKDTDSEEEIHEAFRVFDKDGNGYISTAELHHVMTNFGEKLTAEEVDEMIREADTDGDGQVNYEEFVQIMAAK